The Lewinellaceae bacterium nucleotide sequence AGGTCAAAGGATTCATATATGGTAAAATACATCTCCCATGTTTGATGCATCGTTTGGGCCAGGCGGGTTCGTTCGTTGAAGGTAACCTGTTTACATATCTTCTTCAGCCATGGAAGCAGATTTTTAAATATGGTAGAATCATACCCGAATAATCTCAGGATGGCAATCAGTTCCATCAGGTTCATTTGCCTGAAATTCTGATAAGTAAAACGTTTCAATCCATTGAGATCGTCCGGGCCAAAATCATTCACGAACCGCTGGTAGGCTGCACCAGTCTCCCTGTAGGTTTCGCCATCAGGCAAAAATTGCAGGCACCCTAATTGCAGATACAGTGAAGCAAATGCCGGGAACATCGCATTACCACCTTGTTTTTTGCAAAAAGCCCCGAGGGCATGATAATTGACCCAGACAGAAAAACTTCCATGGGTGATGATCTCCGGCTTATCGGAACCTTCCAGATCATGCACTTCTGCATATCCTTTATCCATAGTAAGCAGCATCAGCCCTTTGGAGGAAAGTCCCTGTAGGTTCTTGATGCATTGAAGGCCTTTTTCCGGGAACAGGATATAGGATTCCTGAACCAACTCCTTGTAATCCCCGAGGATCTCGTCGATCACCGGATCTTCGTAAAAAGGGATATTCAGGGGAGCTTTATCATACACCAATTCCAGGTTTTTGAGCAGGGTGGCTTCATCCATTCCTTCCGGATCAAGAGCTGATTCAAGTGCTATGGAACAATTGTAAATTTCACCATCCTTAACCTGAAAAAGAGCATTGGGCAGAGAATCAAAAAAGTAATTGGCAATGGCAATCAGTGGCTGATCCAGCTGCTGCGGCAGGAGGATGGTTTTTGAATGACGCAATAACAACTCTTTGCTCTCCAAACCGTCAAAATAGGCCATATCCAACAGTCCCTTTGAGAACCACTCCTGAAATTGTGGGTGAGCATGAAAAAAGTCGAGATTGGATTCTACTATATCGCTCAGCACATAACAAAAATCAGGAAGCACCGTATCCACCATTCCAATCAGTCGTTGCAGGTGTTTGATAACGTGAAAGGACAGCCGGCCATGTCCCGCGCCCAATTCAAGGATGTAAATTTTTTCACGGGTTACGCCTTTAGAAGCCAGATCTTTAAGAAACCCAAAGATCAACTCAGCATAAGCCCTGCCTACCATGACATTGCTCGTCAAATGGTGGGGAACGTCATTGTCCCGCCAGGCATTCAATCCGGCTTTTTGATAATATCCCCGATTAATCTCCCAGATCATGCTTTCTGAAAAGGGCTTCGAAGATTCGACCTGGTATTTTTTTTGCTCCATAGGACAAGCTTATTATGTGAATAAAACCATCCTATAACTCGGCCAGCTTATACTAAATAAGGAGTGAAGTAGAAACAAACGAAGATTCAAATGTTAGGTAAAGATACGTTTTCTTACGCAACAACCTTGCGTCCCCCTAAAAACCCCCACAATTTCCTGACTTTAGCAAAATTGTAGCCGATTCCATTTCCGCAGCGGTCCCTTTCTTGATAATCATTTAAAGCTGACTTCAACTGCTTCTCCCCGGTAAACAATACTCAGGCCTGTTTTTAACTCCGGATCAAAACCCATGGGTGTTTCCTGGCTGATGTAAACAATATTAAACCGTTGCTCCGCAGGCATTCCGTCATAACGACCTTCCCGCTGCCCGATCTTCAGCATGCCGTTTTTTTCATCGTAGGAAATGATGACTTTGGAACAGGAACCATTTTCATAGTTATAGTTGATTCCTTCATCGTTATACAACATAAAAACAGCATCGTCACCCGCATACACAAACAAGGTGATCAGGGTATCCGGTTTTTGATTGGTAAACTGAATCTCCTGTCCTGCCGGAATGATCGAACCGGCTTTGACAAAAAGTGGAATCCGGGTATAATCAGCTTGGGCTTCAACAGTTTGCCCTCCTTCCAGGTAGGCACCGGTATAAAAATCATACCACCCCTGCCCTGCCGGCAGATAAACGTCCCTTTTCCTGGCACCGTATTCCGTTACGGGATTTACCAGTAAGGAAGGACCAAACATGAACTGGTTATCGATATTTAGGACCTTTTTATCATTCGGAAAGTCCATTACCAATCCGCGCATGATGGTATAGTCATCAAAATAAGTTTTAGCGGCGATAGCATAAATATAAGGCATCAGGCGATAGCGTAATTTGTTGTAATAAAGCATAGACTGGTAGGCCGGATGATCTTCCTGCGCTATGTTAAAGACTTCCCTGTAGGGAAACTGCCCATGAACCCTGAAAACAGGGCAAAAGCTTCCAAATTGAAACCATCTGGTATTCAATTCTCTCCATTCATCCAGGTTTTCTTTTGTAGGCGTATCTCCATAAGCACCATACCTTGTTTCCAGCGCAAATCCCCCGATATCCATTGTCCAGTATGGAATTCCGGAGAGGCAAAAATTCACTCCTGCTGAAATCTGATCCCGCATATCACTCCACCTTGAGACAATGTCTCCGCTCCAGGTAACGGCTCCGTAGCGCTGCTGGCCCGCATAAGCCGAACGGGTGAGAATGAAGGCCCGCTGATTCGGAGCGGCCTGCCGTTGCGATTCATAAATACCCCTGGAGTTCATCAGGGAAAATCCATTGAAAAATAGTTCTCCCGGGCCAAGGGCGGTAGGGTTCATGTTGAGTTTGCGCTCGGCAATACTTATATTGGAATGCATATCGGGTTCTGTTGCGTCCAGCCACCAGGCATCAAAGCCTTTGCTGAACAACTGCTCATTGATCTGGCTCCAGAACATATCTCTCGCTCCAGCATTGAAAGCATCGTAAAATGTACTCTCATAACCGGGGCCTACCCAGTCTTTGCGCGCTTTTTCGATGTTGCGCCGGTACAAATATCCTTTTTCATTCATTTCATTGAAGTGATCCGTCCCCTTGTAATATTTGGGCCATACCGAAATCATGATGTGGGCATTAAGGTCATCATGTAACGTCTGTGTCATAGCTGCCGCATCAGGGAAGCGAGAAAGATCCATCTCATGCGACCCCCATTGGTCTTCGGGCCAGTAAAACCAATCGAGCACTATATTGTCAATAGGAATCTGCTTTTGTCTGAAGGTGCGCACCACATCCAGTAATTCTTCCTGGGTTTTATACCGCTCCCGGCTCTGCCAGAAACCCAGTGCCCATTTCGGCAAAATGGGGGCTTTGCCCGTCACTTTACGGTAACCGCTGACAACCTCATCAGCATTATTGCCATGAATAAAATAATAGTCGATCTCCCGACCGGATTCCGAAGCAAGGGAAAGCTGGTTTTGTTCATTACCTTCCATCGGATCGAGGTGGGTCAAACTCATGTAACCCGCATCAGGTATCCATTCCACTTTTACCTGGTGCTGCTCGCCATTTTTTATATTGATCTCAAAGGGATTTGACCACGGATTCCAGTTTTGCCGCCACTTATCCATAACCAGTTTACCATCAACCCACAATTTAAAATAACTGGAGGCGTACAGCAGGAATTTGTGAAGCCCTTCTTCCTCAGCAGCAATGGCGCCTTCCCAAACAATTTTGGTGGCCTCTTTAGGCAATTGCTCATAACTTTCCGTCTCCAGAAACCGGAAGTCGATTTTATTTTCAACCTGTTTTTTCATTATCTTTTCACCTTGGAAATAAGTAGTGGTAAATCCACCGGGGTGGCCTTCAGCATCAAATAATAGCATATCCGATATCTGTCGATAATCCCTTGGATCTCCGAATTTGGTGATGGAATAATTGTCCCAAAGAATACCGTAATTTTTACTGGAATAAAGAAATGGCACGACGGAAACGATATTGTGCTGGGCAAGATCCACGTCTTTGCCTTTGTAATTCATATAACCGTGCTGGTGCTGCCCCAATCCGTAAAAAGCTTCATCGTCCGGAGCATTAAACATTTGTCTAACCCTGAACAGCCCGTCATTGATCCCGGAAGGAGTAAAAGTTTTTCCTCCCTCCGAAAGTTCTTCGAGCAGCACATTCCCATCCTGGTCTTCAAAAATGATGGCTCCGGTAGCCGTGGAGATTTTAGCCTTAATAGAAGGCGTGGACAGAACGACCATACCTTCCTTTTCCTCCGCCTTCCAGTCGTTGTAGTCGCTTTCCGGTAAAACAGACATCAGGCTTTCCACTTCCGAAAAAGCGGAAACGGGGCTGGCGGTCACCCTGATGATGTTTTCGTCGATCACGTTGAGGCGAAGTTTTTGAGCCTGGTTTTCAACCCCAAAGTCTATGGTCACGCCGTTCCCGGATTTTTGAAAGGAGGGCTGATGCAACGAACAACTGCAAAGGGATATCATTATTATGATAGCTGAAAAGAAAACATTCAAGTTGGTTTTCATGATAATGTAATACGTTGGTTAAAAAATGGTGCTATTTTATCGTCAGTCAGGAGTAAGGGATTTGAATTTGTAACTTTAATAAACGAAACAACTTTACAATAATCCCGGGCTGTCGTTCTAGGAAAACAACTTCGGAAAAAATGGCAACCCGGTAAATCAAGTCAGATCAACGCTTCAAAAAATTGTGTTTGAAATTTGAGCTAAAATAACAAAATGAATTCGAAACGAAAAACCATGCCTCATCCCGCATTTTTTAATTTAGCAAATTACTGAAAGTATTTAAAGTATATTGATCTCCAATTTGAATGCTTCCGGATTTAGAAGAAAAAAATAATGCCCTCCAAATCATTTTTATATTTGATAATTCTAAAAGTCAAGCTACATTTGCTGTGCAAAACGAAAAAACCTTGCTCCTACCCAAGAACATTCATTTAAACCGGGCAACTCCAGATCTTTATTCAATATTTTTTCCGGGCAGACCATTTTCCTTTAAAACCTCTGTGGATTTAAAGTTAAAAAGTCGACTCACCATGTAAAACAACAAAATTAAAGCACATTAGAAATGACGAGAAAAATTTTGATCTTGATGTTATCCTTCGGCTTATGGACCAGTTCCGTTGACGCTCAGGATTTTCCTTTGAAATTAAAAAACGGAGACATCCCTTTACGCCAGCTCGTAAACCCCAAATTACAGGAAAACCTGGAAAAAACCTTAGGCGGTCACGATCATTGGAAAACACTCATCAGCCAGAAAAAAATGGCCGTTGGCGTGGTGGATCTAAGGGACCTGAACAACATTAAGTTTGCAAGCATCAACGGCAATGAAATGATGTATGCCGCCAGCTTGCCCAAAATTGCTGTTTTACTGGCCGCCATGGATGCCATGGATAAGGGCGAGCTCGCCGAAACACCCGAGATAAAAACCGATCTCAAACTGATGATCAGCAAATCCGACAACCAGGCGACCACCAGAATGATCGACCGATTGGGATACCAAAAAATCGAAGACGTCCTCACTAGTGAACGTTATGCCCTATACGACGAAAATTACGGGGGCGGACTCTGGGTAGGAAAACGTTATGCAGCAGGAGGCCCCACCAACCGAGAGCCAATGAAAAACCTGAGCCACGCCGCTACCGTGACACAAGTTTGCCGTTTTTATTATCTCATGTTCCAGGGCAAATTGGTGAATGAGAAACGATCCAAACAAATGATGAGCATCATGGAAAACCCTGCACTGCATCATAAGTTCGTCAATACCCTCGACCAGATTGCGCCCCAGGCAAGATTATACCGCAAATCGGGTTCATGGAAAACCTATCATTCCGATTCTATTCTCGTGTGGGGGAATTCCCCAAACAGGAGATACATCCTTGTGGCCCTTATCGATGCCCCTGATGGTGAACAGATCATAAGAGATTTGGTGATCCCCATAGAAAAAGTACTCAATACCAGCAATTAGGCTAAAAAAGCCTACCTTTAAGACCTAAGGATTTTTTAAGCATTACCTCTAAACCTCATGTAAAACTTATGTAGCCAGGAAGTTTTACCGCTTCTACAGGGGTCAAGCGGCACCAAATTAGCTGTCATCGATGATTAGAAATACGGTCAAAAAGTTGTTCGATATCAGGGACGGGGAGTTAAGAATTACCTTTCTGATGCTGACCTATATCTTTTTGATTATAGCCACCTTGCTGATCATTAAGCCAACCGTAAATTCATTATTCGTCTCTGAACTGGGGGCTGACAGCCTTCCTTTCGGATATTTACTCGTGGCCGTAAGTGCCGTATTTTCTTCCTATTTCTATACCCGGGCCACCGAATATTTTTCCCTGTATTACATCATTCGTTTTTTCCTGGGATTTACCATTATTTCCCTGATATTTTTGGGTGTTTTCCTGCACCTCGGAAAAATGCAGGGATGGGTGCTTTATGTATTTTATGTGGGCGTTGCCATTTACGCGGTATTAGTCACCTCCCAGTTTTGGGTACTGGCCAACCTTGTTTTTAACGTAAGAGAAGCCAAAAGACTCTTTGGCTTTATTGGGGCAGGAGCCATAACCGGTGGCATTTTTGGCGGGTACCTTACGACGATTCTGGCCCCCCTGATCGGCAATGAAAACCTGGTATTTTTGGCGGCTTTGCTCATTCTATTGTGTTTTCCCATCCTAAAAATTATATGGCATGAAAAAGTGGGGGACCTCAACAGTTTCAAGCAGAGAAAAAGGATGCCTGAAAAAACGGAGTACCCCTTCAAGCTCATCCGGAATTCAAAACACCTCAGTTACCTCGCCGGGATCATCGGAATAGGAGTCATTACCGCCAGGTTGATCGACTACCAATTCAGCGATATTGCCGTACAAAAAATACCCGATAGTGATGAACTTACTTCCTTTTTCGCCTTCTGGTTATCCACTTTCAATGTCATTTCATTATTGATCCAACTCTTTATCACCCGGAGGATCGTTGGTGTTTGGGGAGTGGGATTTTCCCTGTTATTACTACCCGCTGCTATTTTTCTGGGGGTTTTACTATTTTTTGTTTTTCCTGAATTATGGGTGGTCATTTTGCTTAAAGCAGCTGACGGAAGCCTCAAACAATCAATCAATAAATCCGCTGTGGAATTATTGGTACTGCCATTGCCTTTTCAACTAAAAAACAAAACCAAATCTTTCATTGATGTGGTGGTTGACAGCGTGGCCACGGGGATTGCAGGGTTCCTGCTCATATTTTTCATTAAAGGACTAGAGGTGCCCACTTTTTATATAACTGCTTTAATTTTACTGCTCTCTCTCGTCTGGGGTTACTTTGTCATGAAAGCCAGGAAGGAATACTTCGTCTCTTTTAGAAAAAACCTGGACAACCTTTCTTCCAGGGTGGTCAAAAAAACCAAACAAGTCTCCAAAGAATCCTTTCTCAACGGCATGATCAATGTTTTTAATAACGGAACCGAAAGAGAAATCCTTTTCATGTTGGGCAAAACCCAGGAAATTAACGATAAACGGTTCACGGATACCATCACAAAATTGTTGCATCATCCCTCTAACGCCGTGAAGGCCGAGGCCCTGCGCAACCTTTATTTCCTGAATGATCAAAGCATAGTCATGGAGGTACAGGAACTCCTTTTTATCCAGGATGAGGAAGTTGTCCTGGCCGCTTTGGAGTATTTATTACTGCATGCGGTTAAAAACGAAGATGTGGTCTTTGACGCTTATCTCGATCATCCCAACCCTTACATTTCAGGGGCGGCGTTGTTTTGCCTGGCCAAAGAAACACGCGGCAACAACACCTTAAAAAAGAAATACAAGCTAAAAAAACGGCTGAAAGAAAAGGCGCTTGAATTAGAAAAATTACCCGAGGAAGAAAAACTTACTTCCTTGAAAAACCTAATTTCAATGGTGGGGTTCGCCGATCAAAAGGAAGGTTATTCCTATATTTTTGATGGATTGGATCACCCGGATTCTGGAGTAAGGGCCGCAGCTATACAGGCTGCAGGAAACACCCTGAACCCCATTTTTATCGACAAATTACTTTTACTGCTTGAAAATAAAAAATTTAGGGTAGAGGCGACTTCTGCTTTAACATTTTACGGAAAAGAAATGTTGAATGTGCTGAGTGATAAGGTACTGAATAATGAAGTATCCATGGAAGTCAGCAGATTGATCCCCCCCGTAATAGCCAAATTTAAAAATCAGGAAGCCATCAAAATGCTCCTTTCCATGCTCATTCACGCTGAAGATCTAACCGTGCGACTGGAATGTCTTCGCGCTTTGACCGGTTTGAAAAAGGAAGCACCCGCTCTTCACTTTGACAAAAAACAAATTGCCAAAACCATCCTGGAAGAATGTCAGCTTTATAATAAGACATTGAATGCCATGCATACTCAAATCATTGTTTATTACCTGAAACAAAAAAAACTTAAAAAAGCCTTTTACGGCAAGGAAATGGAAGCAAGAGAAAGCCTGCTGGAACTCCTGGAACGCCGACTCGACGCAGGACTCGAGCGAATTTTTAAACTTTTGGAATTACAGTACACTCCCAGGGATGTACAAATGGCTTACAATGGGATATTAAGCAGCGAACAGGAAAAAAGAACCCAGGCCATAGAATTTTTGGACAACCTGCTCAACCCAAACTTAAAAAGCATCCTCATTCCCATTATCGAATCCAGCGTGCTCGACACCTCCTCTGAAGAAGTGATAGAAATGATCCGCAAAAACAGGCATTCCGAATTTGAGTGTCTCCAGGATATTTTAAACGGAAGAGACCAGAAACTTAAATTGGCTGTCTTATTCCTTATTGAACAAAAAGCGGATCCTAAATATACCCGGCTAATCGAAAGCCTTCTCACGAATGATGACCCAAAGATCCGTAGTTTTGCCCAAAAAGCTTACGAGGCTTTGAATCCCACCACTTAATATTCAGTAGTCAGGAACAGGTTTTCAATACCCTTTGCTTCAGGTAAAGCAGGGTGGCTAATTCCCGTCACTTTTTGTTTCTGATGATTTTATCGATATTTCCCGCCAGGGACATGTGATCATTTGCCGAATTCTTACCTAATACATTGGTCATCAGGCAAACCATGTATTTCGTTCCGTCAGGATGCTCGACGATGGCTACGGAATTCATATAATTATACACGTTTCCCTGGTATTTGCCGCAATCGGGATTCTTGGTCTTGTCACATTTGTACAGGCTCCCCGACTTAAAATACACGGCCGCTTCCTTGAGTTGAGGGGCCTGAGCATACCGGATTCTCCTGTCAGTCATATACATCAGTCGCTTCATCTCAAGGCTTGACGCTTCGTCCACAATTTTGCCTTGCTCCAGTTGCACCAGCCATTTCATCAACCCGAAAGGGGTACCGATACTGCCACCTTTATCTCCTACGTAGTTGTTGGCCCCTTTTGTAAAAAAGCTACCCAGGCGCCATTCGTTTTCCGTGATACCCAGGTCACGAAGCGGAAGGTTTACTACATCATTGGCCAGGTCGGTGAGTTCCTTTCTTGGAGTTGTCTTAAAATAAGCATCCGCCTCACTTTCCGTAAGTTCCTCATAACGTTCCCCAAACGCTGCCATCAGCAGGACCTCGCGCCAAACCACACTGGCTGCCCCGTTATTGCTAACGGACAACATATGATCCACCCATTCATAAAGGGTGAACACATCGCTGGCCACCACCTGGCGTTTCACCAGTTTGTTGGTCTTAATGTCAAAAACAGGTACCGTATGCTCATCCGTCAGGGCCCATTGGCCTGCCCGGACTGATTTTGATTTCAAAATTTCGGTGCGATCCCTAAAGGAATCAGGACATATTTTTTCCAGCTGAACAAATAATCCCGTGAGCACGGCCAGTTTGCCGACACTTCCAGGCTGATATCCCCTTGTTTCATTTTGCTGGGCATAAAGCAGGGTATCCGGACGGGTCATATCGAGGACGGTTATCGAGTAACTTTTGTCCAGCCTTGGAAATAAAGCCTCAATTTTCTTTTGGAAGGCAGCATCCTTCACCAAAATGTATTGGAGCGAATCCTCGCTTCTTGAGGTGAGCTGGAGCTTGATGTCATTGATTGATTTAAAGGCTCCCTTGGGTAATCCGGCATCCGGCAGATCACCGGAGACGGAAAGCTGTAAGCGTTTCAGCCTTCTGATCCCGGTACTTTCGTAGCCATCAATGGGGTAATCAGTCGGTATGGAAAAGGCCATACAAACAAGCGCAAGGACCGCTATTTTTATTATTTTAGTAATCATGGTTATAATTTACCGGATAATTGAATTTCTTTCGATTTGTCCACTTTTGGCGTAATGGATTCGAGATATTCCGAGCCCAATGCCTTTTTATTCTCCACAAAAGGACGAATCTGGAACAACCACAATTTGTCCTCTTTAAAACCCAGTTCCACATCATAGGCTCCTGCATAGGAGGAACCCGTTCGTTCGGCATAAGTTCTCCTGATTTCGCCGGCAAATTCCTGGATTTCCTGGATATTTTTTTCACTGAGAATAGGTTTTTCAAAAGTGGAAAGTTTCTTAGCTGTTCCGCCTTTTTCGGGAAGTCGGTTGTGATAAGGTTCCCTGGCCGGAGCAATCAGTTGAAAACCACCACTTTCTTTTACCAGGTAAGATTCTGCCGCCTGACCGTCAACGGCTCCGCCAGCTCCCCGGCTGAAGGCAATGGTCAGGTCATTATCATTTCCCGATACAATACCTTTTGTGATCATAACCCCTGAAAAATCGACATCCACAGAAGGAATAACGAGGATTGACGGAAATACGTTTTCAGGATTCAACAGGTATTTTTGTCTCCATTTAAAACTGCGTTCCGTATAAGGAGAAGCCCAGACATCTTTAATGCCCTGTAAGATTTTTTCTTTTTCAACGACATTGAATATCGTTAAATTGAGCCCGGCTCCGGTAAAATCCTTCAGGTCCTCCATATTGGTATCACTTCGGAGAAAAACGGGTACTGTTCCTAAAGGTTTTCCGAAGATGGATTGAAAATCCTTTTCTATTTCAGCCATAAAGTCCGGATTTAAAGGCATTTTTTTAATGGCTGCCCGTAAAATTTCCAGTTGCCCCAGTTGAAAAAGCTCTATTTCATTTTCTGCAATGCCCTGGTTACTTTGTGCATCAGCCTCAATGAACATATCGCTTAAGAACTGCCAGTAGGATTTATCCTGACCCGGCATAATCTGATCCATATGTTCCCTGAATATCCCGAAAGGAATGACAAAACCTTCGACCACTTTGTCCGGGAACATTTGCTTTAATTGCCCGAGGTTGGCCGCTTTGGGTCCGCAAAGTTTTCCTGAGTCTTTCGCATTCACCTCGCGCAGGTTCAAGGTCTTTTTTTGATCGAGCCGGATGGCTTCTACGGGCACGGCGATCTTTTCTTCCTTTCTCGATTGTTTGGCAAACAAGGACAATTCCTCCGGGGACATTTCCGTAGCCGGTTTTAGGATCACATTACCTTTATTGGACACTGCATAGAAAACTTTTGTCCCGTTAAAAGCCATTAAATCCTTAAGATTTTCATCAGACAATGCCGCGTTGGGAATGCCAAGATTCCGGGCCAACAGCTGCACATGGGAAACAATATTTCCCTCGGCCACCGTGGCAATGCCTGCTACCGGTTTTAAGTCCGAAGGGGGACGTTCAAATACGTAAATTTTATCCCCGTCGATTTTCACGCCTTCGGGAGAACCATTCACCACTACCAGTTCGCCATAGGCGTAACCAGGGTTTAGCCCCCGGAAAGAACTCTGGTTCCCCAGGTCCATCACTTTGTTGGTCAGGGAGGACTCCCTGGCAATAAAAGCCCCCAGTTCGCCGACACTTTTCCCCAATTGCAGAGAGACCGTAGAGCGAATGCGATCATCAATAAAACTATAGGCCTTTGGTTCAAAGCCGGTATACGTATTGACTTCCTCCTGATAAACGGCCTTTACCATACCAGTGCTCCATTCCACAAGACTCCTGGCTGCTTCGAGTTTATCGGTCAGTTCACCAAGTGTAAGACTCTCGGTGGAAGAGGGTTTTAAAACTCCTTTCACCTGGTCCCATTCCCAAAATTCAATGGATCCAGATCCCGTAGCGGCCATACTTAAAGCATAGATTTTTTCCAATTGCTGACGTACGGTGGTCGGATTCCACAAGGCAGCCTGTTTAAAGACAATGGTCTCCAGCTGCGTTGCAATATCAAGTATCCGTAACCGCTGAACAGTATTTTTTTCATTGGGGAGTTGCTGGCGAATCTGAAAAAGTAAGCCCCCTGTTGCCGTAGTGAGCGAAGCAGGGGTTGTGTTTTCGCTATACTCTTGAACATAGGATTTAAGGGTTTCCACAAGGGGTGTTTTAACCCTGAGAGCATTGACCTTTTTTCCGATGGATTTAAGATCAACAGGTTGGTGAAACTTCGTCATGGTCGCCACCAGCTCATCCATTTTTTTGGAAATATCGGTGTTCAACCTCGATTCATGCTCTTTCCTGAACTGGATAACCTTCTCAATATCAACCGCCTCGGGATTGTTGTGGATCTTTACCCTGAGGTCCATAAATTTGGGATAAAGATCTGAGATCACTTTGGATTGTGCCCGCATCAATTGGGAGGTATTATCATCTGCCTGGTGTGGAATATCCTTAAGGGATTGCATGACCATAAAATATTCACTCCGGATCACCTCATCTTT carries:
- a CDS encoding serine hydrolase — its product is MITKIIKIAVLALVCMAFSIPTDYPIDGYESTGIRRLKRLQLSVSGDLPDAGLPKGAFKSINDIKLQLTSRSEDSLQYILVKDAAFQKKIEALFPRLDKSYSITVLDMTRPDTLLYAQQNETRGYQPGSVGKLAVLTGLFVQLEKICPDSFRDRTEILKSKSVRAGQWALTDEHTVPVFDIKTNKLVKRQVVASDVFTLYEWVDHMLSVSNNGAASVVWREVLLMAAFGERYEELTESEADAYFKTTPRKELTDLANDVVNLPLRDLGITENEWRLGSFFTKGANNYVGDKGGSIGTPFGLMKWLVQLEQGKIVDEASSLEMKRLMYMTDRRIRYAQAPQLKEAAVYFKSGSLYKCDKTKNPDCGKYQGNVYNYMNSVAIVEHPDGTKYMVCLMTNVLGKNSANDHMSLAGNIDKIIRNKK
- a CDS encoding SAM-dependent methyltransferase — protein: MEQKKYQVESSKPFSESMIWEINRGYYQKAGLNAWRDNDVPHHLTSNVMVGRAYAELIFGFLKDLASKGVTREKIYILELGAGHGRLSFHVIKHLQRLIGMVDTVLPDFCYVLSDIVESNLDFFHAHPQFQEWFSKGLLDMAYFDGLESKELLLRHSKTILLPQQLDQPLIAIANYFFDSLPNALFQVKDGEIYNCSIALESALDPEGMDEATLLKNLELVYDKAPLNIPFYEDPVIDEILGDYKELVQESYILFPEKGLQCIKNLQGLSSKGLMLLTMDKGYAEVHDLEGSDKPEIITHGSFSVWVNYHALGAFCKKQGGNAMFPAFASLYLQLGCLQFLPDGETYRETGAAYQRFVNDFGPDDLNGLKRFTYQNFRQMNLMELIAILRLFGYDSTIFKNLLPWLKKICKQVTFNERTRLAQTMHQTWEMYFTIYESFDLAYEIGGIFYDLGFYGDALLYFGHSAKLFGPKADIFYNQALCHYQLRDDVHFVETLQQGRDQFPGYEKFEKLELLDLEAI
- a CDS encoding phosphoenolpyruvate synthase produces the protein MRKILLFLLIAGFAPGFSNVINGQTPVTNEKIAARIAAYKLDTRGTYKSIRWFCKDGSIRQPKDPCPDSLGGGVQHATYKDEVTSLWKSNHIFLGQILTPTEKEAFWDASNNHSRLKQYQLGKYLASIDDGWVNQKGQFYRGAVQIEDEQEWGMNFFSWLLAKDEVIRSEYFMVMQSLKDIPHQADDNTSQLMRAQSKVISDLYPKFMDLRVKIHNNPEAVDIEKVIQFRKEHESRLNTDISKKMDELVATMTKFHQPVDLKSIGKKVNALRVKTPLVETLKSYVQEYSENTTPASLTTATGGLLFQIRQQLPNEKNTVQRLRILDIATQLETIVFKQAALWNPTTVRQQLEKIYALSMAATGSGSIEFWEWDQVKGVLKPSSTESLTLGELTDKLEAARSLVEWSTGMVKAVYQEEVNTYTGFEPKAYSFIDDRIRSTVSLQLGKSVGELGAFIARESSLTNKVMDLGNQSSFRGLNPGYAYGELVVVNGSPEGVKIDGDKIYVFERPPSDLKPVAGIATVAEGNIVSHVQLLARNLGIPNAALSDENLKDLMAFNGTKVFYAVSNKGNVILKPATEMSPEELSLFAKQSRKEEKIAVPVEAIRLDQKKTLNLREVNAKDSGKLCGPKAANLGQLKQMFPDKVVEGFVIPFGIFREHMDQIMPGQDKSYWQFLSDMFIEADAQSNQGIAENEIELFQLGQLEILRAAIKKMPLNPDFMAEIEKDFQSIFGKPLGTVPVFLRSDTNMEDLKDFTGAGLNLTIFNVVEKEKILQGIKDVWASPYTERSFKWRQKYLLNPENVFPSILVIPSVDVDFSGVMITKGIVSGNDNDLTIAFSRGAGGAVDGQAAESYLVKESGGFQLIAPAREPYHNRLPEKGGTAKKLSTFEKPILSEKNIQEIQEFAGEIRRTYAERTGSSYAGAYDVELGFKEDKLWLFQIRPFVENKKALGSEYLESITPKVDKSKEIQLSGKL
- a CDS encoding DUF4968 domain-containing protein, whose product is MKTNLNVFFSAIIIMISLCSCSLHQPSFQKSGNGVTIDFGVENQAQKLRLNVIDENIIRVTASPVSAFSEVESLMSVLPESDYNDWKAEEKEGMVVLSTPSIKAKISTATGAIIFEDQDGNVLLEELSEGGKTFTPSGINDGLFRVRQMFNAPDDEAFYGLGQHQHGYMNYKGKDVDLAQHNIVSVVPFLYSSKNYGILWDNYSITKFGDPRDYRQISDMLLFDAEGHPGGFTTTYFQGEKIMKKQVENKIDFRFLETESYEQLPKEATKIVWEGAIAAEEEGLHKFLLYASSYFKLWVDGKLVMDKWRQNWNPWSNPFEINIKNGEQHQVKVEWIPDAGYMSLTHLDPMEGNEQNQLSLASESGREIDYYFIHGNNADEVVSGYRKVTGKAPILPKWALGFWQSRERYKTQEELLDVVRTFRQKQIPIDNIVLDWFYWPEDQWGSHEMDLSRFPDAAAMTQTLHDDLNAHIMISVWPKYYKGTDHFNEMNEKGYLYRRNIEKARKDWVGPGYESTFYDAFNAGARDMFWSQINEQLFSKGFDAWWLDATEPDMHSNISIAERKLNMNPTALGPGELFFNGFSLMNSRGIYESQRQAAPNQRAFILTRSAYAGQQRYGAVTWSGDIVSRWSDMRDQISAGVNFCLSGIPYWTMDIGGFALETRYGAYGDTPTKENLDEWRELNTRWFQFGSFCPVFRVHGQFPYREVFNIAQEDHPAYQSMLYYNKLRYRLMPYIYAIAAKTYFDDYTIMRGLVMDFPNDKKVLNIDNQFMFGPSLLVNPVTEYGARKRDVYLPAGQGWYDFYTGAYLEGGQTVEAQADYTRIPLFVKAGSIIPAGQEIQFTNQKPDTLITLFVYAGDDAVFMLYNDEGINYNYENGSCSKVIISYDEKNGMLKIGQREGRYDGMPAEQRFNIVYISQETPMGFDPELKTGLSIVYRGEAVEVSFK
- a CDS encoding serine hydrolase — translated: MTRKILILMLSFGLWTSSVDAQDFPLKLKNGDIPLRQLVNPKLQENLEKTLGGHDHWKTLISQKKMAVGVVDLRDLNNIKFASINGNEMMYAASLPKIAVLLAAMDAMDKGELAETPEIKTDLKLMISKSDNQATTRMIDRLGYQKIEDVLTSERYALYDENYGGGLWVGKRYAAGGPTNREPMKNLSHAATVTQVCRFYYLMFQGKLVNEKRSKQMMSIMENPALHHKFVNTLDQIAPQARLYRKSGSWKTYHSDSILVWGNSPNRRYILVALIDAPDGEQIIRDLVIPIEKVLNTSN